The Raphanus sativus cultivar WK10039 chromosome 6, ASM80110v3, whole genome shotgun sequence sequence AcaagacaaagaaacaaacaactGTCTAGAATTAGTAATAAATAGAGTTTTTGACTAAGTTCACAACTCCAAGACAAAAACAATCCTTTCCAAGAGACGCACATGCAGCCATGCAAGCATGAAAGATTAGTAGCATTGGATTATTTTGAAAAGATCGCTTGTTTTGGAGATCCTTTTGTCAGTTTAAGCTTTCCTGCCAATTGCAATCACGCGCCTCCAGGTTTGATACTTGCTTCGCGTTTGTTCTCCACGTGCAGTTAGCGAGCGTGTTGTATTCCCGCAACACACTTCCCATGTGACAACGGTCCATTAATTTCCACCCTCTAGGCTCAATCATCTTTCAGGACAGACAGATCATAAATGTTACCCTCTTTATTCCAAGGCAAATCACATTGTCCTTAATCCACGTGGCGTCATACTACTGGCTAAATCGTTTTCCGACAGGGAGAACACAGAAGCAGAGGATTCGTACCTCTTTTCGCCTCTCAATAATTCTGATCCACTATGTTTCAAGCTGTCATcaatgtcttcttcttcctccttcatcttctcctcctCCAACGTTTAAACCCTAATCTCCAATCTCCTGATCGCGAAGATGATGATGCTTcgtgttcttcatcttcttctcatcATCGCCATTCTCGCGATCTCGATCCTCGCCGAGAATGATTCGATATACGAGATCCTTCGAGCACACGCCTTACCAATGGGGCTATTACCAAAGGGCGTAAAAGAGTTCGACGTCGACACAAAGACAGGACAGTTCTCGGTTTACCTAAACCGATCGTGCAAGGCCAAGTACGAGAGCGAGATACATTACGAGGCCAACATTACGGGAACGTTAGGTTACGGAAGCATCGGTGGTTTGTCGGGTATATCGGCGCAGGATCTCTTCTTGTGGTTTCCGGTTAAAGGGATTTGCGTGGACATACCTAGCTCCGGTGTTATATACTTCGATGTCGGAGTTGTTCGCAAACAGTACTCCATGTCTTTCTTCGAGACGCCTAGAGATTGTGTAGCTGTTGAGAACGAGGCTGAGTTTCGTGGGGATGATAAGGTAATGGTCTCGTCACCATTCTGTACCACGgtcattatttattttgatatgtaATCTTTTTATACTAATGTGTGCAGATTCGGTCATCTATGTTACAATTCTACGAGGTGGATCAAAGTGTCGGGAGAAACATTGTGTAAGCCAAAAAGGGTTGACGAATGTTGTAATGAAGATGTGATTAAagtatacaagttagaaaactTTTAGCTGCTCATGGATTTTTTTGAAGAcacatagacacatacatacacCTTCCATTTGAGGTCAGATGCTCTGTTCGTCCCCCTGATTGCTTTTCTCACTTTGTTTGAAGTGGAAAATGAGAGATGTGAGCGCAAGTTTAGACGGGAAGAACAAGTGTCGGAGGGTTTTGTATGTAATGTTGAGATTCGGTTGTTGGAGCGATCACAGGTGGTGAttgaatgttttgtttttttatgttttgcaCTTTATCATGTATTTTTCTCCCCCTTGTAGCATAATACATAATATGTATGTTTGTAATGTATAATATATGTACCTGTGTAATCATATTCTTTATCCCAATAAGATTATTTACATAGTTTGCTGTATTTTCCGTTCACTTACTCACTTGATCATAT is a genomic window containing:
- the LOC108805887 gene encoding uncharacterized protein LOC108805887, with protein sequence MMMLRVLHLLLIIAILAISILAENDSIYEILRAHALPMGLLPKGVKEFDVDTKTGQFSVYLNRSCKAKYESEIHYEANITGTLGYGSIGGLSGISAQDLFLWFPVKGICVDIPSSGVIYFDVGVVRKQYSMSFFETPRDCVAVENEAEFRGDDKIRSSMLQFYEVDQSVGRNIV